GTTGGGCCGAGTGTACGCGCCGGATGTTTGCTGCACAGATATGCTGACGATTGCCATGATTGAGGTGTCCTGGACTGTTCTGCAAAACTCTGTGGCGGGCGTGTTCCTTCCAGTTCCAGCGCCTGAACACACTAAATCAACCGAGCCGCGACCAACCAATCCGCCACCGCCTGGAACGACGCATCCGGCACCGGATCACCCGGCACGGTCTTGCGCGCAATCTCCGCCGCCAGCCCTTTGTCCGGCGCATGGGGAATGCCCAGGTCATACGCTTCCTGCAACATCAGCAGCGCCTCCTCCGGCGAGGCCCGGCACACAATCACCGGCACCGGCGTTTCCCCGCGCACATAACGCACACCAATCACCCAGCCGTCGGTGGTGCCGATCATCATCGACGCGCGGTTCAAACCCAGCTTGGTGGCCAAGGCCTGCATCTCGTTGCGCTGGCGCCGGCGTTCGCTCTTGATCAACGGGTCGCCGTCGATGTCCTTGCGTTCACGCTTGGTCTCGCTACGGGTCATCTTCATGTCGCGGCCGAACAGCCAGCGCTGCATCATCACGTCCACCCCGCCCACCAGGATGAACGCGCAAAGCACGGTGAATACCAGCGGCTTGAGCACCAGGAAGAAGGTCGATTCCATGCACTCGGCGCCACAACGCGACGACTCCATCAAGGCCTGCAACGCATGCTTGCCGACCACATAGAACGCGATCGCCAATACATGCACCTTGATCAGGCCCTTGATGAACTCCACCAGGTTGCGCAGGGCAAAGATCTTTTTCATGCCCTCCGCCGGGTTGATGCGCTTGAACTCGGGCTTGATCGGGTCCACTGAGAACACAAAGCCGCGCATGGTGATGATGTTGGTCAGGATCACCACGCCAGTGGTCACCGCCATCACCGGCAAGGTGATGCCGATCACCAGTTGCTCGGCATGGTCGAGTACCCGTGGCCACACCGTGGCGAACGGCTCGATGTAGATCTGTGCGGTGAGGTCGATCAGCGCCGTGACCTGGGCCTTGGCCCGGGGCGCGAGGATCGAGATGCACAGCGTGCAGAACAGGATGACCATGCCCGACACCAGGTCCTGGCTCTTGGCGACCTGGCCTTTCTTGCGCGCGTCCTGGAGCTTCTTGTCCGTGGCCGGCTGGGATTTCTCTTCGCTGGTATCGGCCATGGGCTACTCCATGCCGGCCAGGGTCTTGAGCAGTTCGACGGTGCCGCGAAACTCCGCCAACTGATCAAGCATCATCGGAATCAGGAAGCCAATGTAGATCACCATCAGGATCGTGAAAAACAGGTTCTTCACCGGCAACGACAAGTCGAAAATGTGCAGGTTTGGCGCCATGCGTGACAGGTAGGCGAGCATCAGGTCTGTCACCAACAGCGCGATCAATAACGGCGAGACCATCAGCACGCCGACGCGCATGATCTGATCAAGGATCGACAACACCGCCAGCAATGCCGAGCTGGCGAATACCGGAGTAAACGAGGTGACCGGCCAGAGTTGGTAGCTGTGGTAATACCCGTCGACCATCAGGATGAACCCGCCGGACATGAAGAACAGCGTGATCAGCATCACCGTCAGCAACGTCGCCATCACGCTGGATTCCCCGGACGACAACGGGTCCACCAGTTGCGCCATGGTCGAGCCGCGCTGCAGGTCGATCAATTCCCCCGCCACTTCAGCGGCCCAGAACGGAATACCAAACAGCAGGCCGATCAAAATGCCAATGAGGAACTCCTTGATCAGCAACCCGGCGATAAACACGCTGCCGTGTTCAGGCATCGAGGTCAGCGCTTCGAACACCGGGAAAAACATCGGGATGGAAATGGCCACGGCCACGCAGCCGCGAATCATGCCGGTGAGGCCGAGGCGGTTGAACGCCGGGGTGATCACCACCACGCCCATGGCGCGGCAGGCGGCGAGCGAGGCGGAGCTGATCACCGGGTAGGCGACCTCCAGGAACTGCGCGGTCAGGCTGGCATCCATGGGCGGTCAGCGCGTCCACATCGGGAAGTTGTCCAGCACCTGGCCACCGAGTTCCGCCACTTGTCCTGCGAGGACCGGGCCCAGGAACACGATGGTCAGCAACACCGCCACCAGCTTCACCACCTGCGGCAGGGTCTGGTCCTGGATCTGCGTCAACGCCTGGAACAGGCCCACGCTCAACCCCACGATAATTGCCACGCCCAGCGCTGGCGCGGAGAGCATCAGCACGGTCATCAGTGCCTGTTTCATCAATGACAGGAATACGTCCTGGCCCATGGGTCGTGCCTCAGCCGTAACTCAGAATCAAACCGTGCATCAAGCGCGACCAGCCGCTCAGGGACACGAATAAAAAGATCTTCAGCGGAATGGAGATCAGGTTCGGCGAGACCATCGACATGCCCATGGCCATCAGCACGTTGGACACCAGCAAGTCCACCACCAGGAACGGGATGTACAACAGGAAGCCGATCTCGAAAGCGCGGGTCAGTTCCGAGCTGACGAACGCCGGAATCAACACCACCAGGTCATCATCGCGCAGGTCGGCACGGGCCTCCGGCGACCAGATAGTCTCGGTGGCCTGCACGAAAAAGCCGCGCTCGGATTCATTCGCGAAACGCTTGAGGTGCGCCTGCAGCGGCGGGCGCAAGGCGTCGCCTAAATCCTTGAGTTGCTCGACATGCTCGATGTTGAGGTCGCGCCCCTCCACTTGCCGGTACATGTCGCCAATCAACGGCGTGGTCACGTACACCGACAGGATCAATGCGATGCCGTACAGCACCAGGTTCGGCGGCGTCTGCTGCACGCCCAGGGCGTTGCGGATCAGGAACAGCACCACCGAGATCTTCATGAACCCGGTGAGCGTCACCACCGCCAACGGGATCAGCCCGATCGTCGCAACGACCAGGATGATCTCGATCAGGTTCGGCTGATAACCGGTCATGGGGTGGCGAAACTCAGCAGGCGCACGCCCAGGCCGTCACCGATTTTCACCAGTTGGCCCTGGCCGACGCGACGGCCGTTGACCATCAGGTCGACGCTGTCCACGCCCGGCGTGTTGAGCTGCAACAGGCTGCCCGCGCCCAGTTCGCGCAATTGCGCCAGGGTCAGCTCCAGCGTGCCGACTTGGCACACCAGTTTCAACGGCAACTCATCCAGCGCCGCGGCGGCATCAACATCAGTCATGGGGTTCTCCGGTTCCACAAAAGGGTCTTTCAAGGCTTCCTGCAGGCGCAGGACTTCACCTTGGTATTGGCAGCGCGCCTGCAGGCGGCCGGCGAGGTCGAGCAGCAGGCCGGGGCCTTGGTCCAGCATCAGCACATCGCCGGGGCGCAGGCTGCGCAGTTCGCCGAGGCTCAGCCACTGCCGCCCCGCCACCACCGTGAGAGTCTGGTGCAGGGCCAGCAATGGCTCGGGTTCGGGCTGGGCGTAGTGCGCGAGCAACTGCGCCACCAGCATGGCGGCGCTTTCGCTCAGGTCCAATTGGGCGCTCATAGGCGGCTGGTTGGTGAAAGTCAGTTCCAGCGCCACGTGCACGGCAAACGGGTCTTGGCCTTCGTTCACATCAAGCAACTGCACGGAGTGGCCGAGCAGCGGCTCCAGGGTCTCGATGAGGTCGAGCAGTGCCAGTTCCAGCAACAGCGAACGCGCCAGCGCGGGCAACGGCTGCACGTCGAATGACAGCGCCAGCGGCAGCAACAACTGCTCCATCGCTGCGGCGGACAAACGCAGGCGCGCAGGTGCGCGGCCGAGTAACAGCAGCACGTCACGCGGCGCGGCGAGGGCTTGCGGTTC
The genomic region above belongs to Pseudomonas azotoformans and contains:
- the sctQ gene encoding type III secretion system cytoplasmic ring protein SctQ; this encodes MIAALADPLSPWLTHYDPALLALHNLLHRRCRPWQGRLAGQDLRVRWATEPQALAAPRDVLLLLGRAPARLRLSAAAMEQLLLPLALSFDVQPLPALARSLLLELALLDLIETLEPLLGHSVQLLDVNEGQDPFAVHVALELTFTNQPPMSAQLDLSESAAMLVAQLLAHYAQPEPEPLLALHQTLTVVAGRQWLSLGELRSLRPGDVLMLDQGPGLLLDLAGRLQARCQYQGEVLRLQEALKDPFVEPENPMTDVDAAAALDELPLKLVCQVGTLELTLAQLRELGAGSLLQLNTPGVDSVDLMVNGRRVGQGQLVKIGDGLGVRLLSFATP
- a CDS encoding EscU/YscU/HrcU family type III secretion system export apparatus switch protein, giving the protein MADTSEEKSQPATDKKLQDARKKGQVAKSQDLVSGMVILFCTLCISILAPRAKAQVTALIDLTAQIYIEPFATVWPRVLDHAEQLVIGITLPVMAVTTGVVILTNIITMRGFVFSVDPIKPEFKRINPAEGMKKIFALRNLVEFIKGLIKVHVLAIAFYVVGKHALQALMESSRCGAECMESTFFLVLKPLVFTVLCAFILVGGVDVMMQRWLFGRDMKMTRSETKRERKDIDGDPLIKSERRRQRNEMQALATKLGLNRASMMIGTTDGWVIGVRYVRGETPVPVIVCRASPEEALLMLQEAYDLGIPHAPDKGLAAEIARKTVPGDPVPDASFQAVADWLVAARLI
- the sctR gene encoding type III secretion system export apparatus subunit SctR encodes the protein MTGYQPNLIEIILVVATIGLIPLAVVTLTGFMKISVVLFLIRNALGVQQTPPNLVLYGIALILSVYVTTPLIGDMYRQVEGRDLNIEHVEQLKDLGDALRPPLQAHLKRFANESERGFFVQATETIWSPEARADLRDDDLVVLIPAFVSSELTRAFEIGFLLYIPFLVVDLLVSNVLMAMGMSMVSPNLISIPLKIFLFVSLSGWSRLMHGLILSYG
- a CDS encoding EscS/YscS/HrcS family type III secretion system export apparatus protein is translated as MGQDVFLSLMKQALMTVLMLSAPALGVAIIVGLSVGLFQALTQIQDQTLPQVVKLVAVLLTIVFLGPVLAGQVAELGGQVLDNFPMWTR
- the sctT gene encoding type III secretion system export apparatus subunit SctT; its protein translation is MDASLTAQFLEVAYPVISSASLAACRAMGVVVITPAFNRLGLTGMIRGCVAVAISIPMFFPVFEALTSMPEHGSVFIAGLLIKEFLIGILIGLLFGIPFWAAEVAGELIDLQRGSTMAQLVDPLSSGESSVMATLLTVMLITLFFMSGGFILMVDGYYHSYQLWPVTSFTPVFASSALLAVLSILDQIMRVGVLMVSPLLIALLVTDLMLAYLSRMAPNLHIFDLSLPVKNLFFTILMVIYIGFLIPMMLDQLAEFRGTVELLKTLAGME